In one window of Musa acuminata AAA Group cultivar baxijiao chromosome BXJ3-2, Cavendish_Baxijiao_AAA, whole genome shotgun sequence DNA:
- the LOC135630696 gene encoding serine/threonine-protein kinase TIO-like isoform X2, with protein sequence MAVDDYHVIELVGEGSFGKVYKGRRKYTRQTVALKFILKHGKSEKDIHNLRQEIEILRKLKHENIIEMLDAFETPQEFCVVTEFAQGELFEVLEDDKCLPEEQVQAIAKQLVKALYYLHSNRIIHRDMKPQNILIGAGSVVKLCDFGFARAMSANTVVLRSIKGTPLYMAPELVREQPYNHTADLWSLGVILYELFVGQPPFYTNSVYALIRHIVKDPVKYPENMSANFKSFLKGLLNKVPQNRLTWPALLEHPFVKERSDELEARKTVAAADAVTGSEIVGLTERIIKPSDLVAANLGVKDNSITESNKEGSNNTKFSAPSTIPDSQEHASSMDVLDHAPSSDNHVLDALEKGSRTVKGAKNISQDSEALSAVLQPLQTCSQRSASSFGNPKMDTVSQSFRILTNLIAAGTLQSSPALDSITCVLLEFTAAIAKMKISDAQGLIIKSLSILKKLLELSRGEIYNSYCRHWSALVELYSQILASTTDASGRIHYECTACIAVMLSQIAMGLKQSMSSESSKPMEKSFFQIVDYASASEILGLLLECLTTSGTSLISGSSNMVPAACESCKAIWYLINLAEIISAKEQAYAFPLVYSRRHPSLQPDMVEKEQSLRLHPEPVKIIEIVVNNFLESKEIQVAIYYCFHNGLESALYAALQLMSRICLLNTSACNVLCGLPNSSITVTETDVSGDGTIVSDMFSLLSLCASYLNKDSGEKCNQKCKLSNPRGLVVHCCIALATIADRLRVMGKCSALYILSNSQKKQRTRLSVLAHLSLTDDAVTSSIQPHCASAMLALSSVLSLESGVHGNSISEHTLALLPSMATLRNLLKLCLSDDNEMKSCDVLLRRLGLNDACLGLLKMRLLWGGPLGIQQACSNGIPQLLVNMLADGLIKDPLNEKDCTSGRVGLSPTGLIWALSSLCCCLTGGIFHEILFRREHVKLIIDMISDVHLMALNVWEGLAGGHSGIRDLINTVVDLLAFPFVAVQSSPNMPSTSASINSGFLLNTGSPGGRLAMENKDMVKAIGNNMPHYVQVLIEVSFPGRILCSLDYVDLKYVSRPIAIVAKMVGYRPLALQLVREGLLSPNRVRRLLSVSIPKEAMLDFLMIISDLARMSKDFYEPISKAGMLEFLKDFLSSDCADVRAKACSAIGNMCRHSPYFYSSLATHRVIDLLIDRCADPDKRTRKFACFAVGNAAYHNDVLYEELRRCIPQLTKLLLSAEEDKTKVNAAGALSNLVRNSNALCEDIISQGAMQALLELVSNYSAKALSPSRGQTQNESPLKIVLFALRKMCDHAVCRRFLRSSELFPLLAQLKRSPDPTVAEYVSVITSKAAQT encoded by the exons ATGGCGGTGGACGATTACCACGTGATAGAGCTGGTCGGGGAAGGATCTTTCGGGAAGGTGTACAAAGGAAGACGCAAATACACTAGACAG ACCGTTGCATTGAAATTTATTCTCAAGCATGGGAAAAGCGAGAAGGACATTCACAATTTGAGACAGGAAATCGAG ATACTCCGGAAGTTGAAGCATGAAAATATTATTGAAATGCTCGATGCCTTTGAGACTCCTCAAGAATTTTGTGTTGTTACAGAGTTTGCACAG GGAGAATTGTTTGAGGTTCTTGAGGATGACAAATGTCTCCCAGAAGAACAAGTTCAGGCAATAGCTAAACAACTG GTAAAAGCATTGTATTACTTGCATTCAAACCGCATCATCCATCGGGATATGAAACCCCAAAACATTCTTATTGGCGCAGGATCTGTTGTTAAG CTTTGTGATTTTGGATTTGCACGAGCAATGTCTGCAAACACTGTAGTCCTTCGTTCTATAAAAG GGACACCTCTTTATATGGCTCCAGAATTGGTGAGGGAACAACCTTACAATCACACAGCAGATTTGTGGTCGCTTGGAGTAATTTT GTATGAACTCTTTGTTGGCCAGCCTCCATTTTACACAAATTCAGTGTATGCATTAATTCGTCATATAGTTAAA GATCCAGTGAAATATCCTGAAAATATGAGTGCAAATTTTAAAAGCTTCTTGAAGGGTTTACTTAACAAG GTACCTCAAAATAGATTAACTTGGCCAGCATTGTTGGAGCACCCATTCGTAAAAGAACGCTCAGATGAGCTAGAAGCCAGA AAAActgttgctgctgctgatgcAGTTACTGGATCTGAGATTGTTGGATTGACAGAGAGGATCATCAAACCTTCTGATCTCGTAGCTGCCAATTTGGGGG TGAAAGACAATTCTATTACTGAAAGCAACAAAGAAGGGAGCAACAACACCAAATTCAGTGCTCCTTCGACAATTCCTGACAGCCAAGAGCATGCATCTTCTATGGACGTGTTAGATCATGCTCCTTCATCAG ACAATCATGTTTTGGACGCTTTGGAAAAAGGTTCACGTACAGTAAAAGGtgcaaaaaatattagtcaagatAGTGAAGCTTTATCAGCTGTTTTACAACCACTGCAAACCTGCTCCCAGAGATCTGCCAGTTCTTTCGG GAATCCTAAGATGGATACTGTAAGCCAGTCCTTCAGAATTCTCACAAATTTAATTGCTGCTGGGACACTTCAATCATCTCCAGCTTTGGATAGCATAACATGTGTGCTTCTTGAATTCACAGCTGCCATTGCCAAAATGAAGATTAGTGATGCTCAAGGCTTAATCATCAAG AGTCTTTCAATATTAAAAAAGTTGCTGGAACTTAGCAGAGGTGAAATTTACAATTCTTATTGCAGGCACTGGAGTGCTTTAGTTGAGCTTTATTCACAG ATTCTGGCATCAACAACTGATGCATCTGGAAGGATCCACTATGAATGTACTGCATGCATTGCTGTTATGCTGTCTCAGATTGCAATGGGGCTAAAGCAATCCATGTCATCTGAAAGCTCAAAGCCAATGGAAAAATCTTTTTTCCAGATAGTTGATTATGCTAGTGCATCTGAAATTTTGGGGCTTTTGCTTGAATGCTTAACTACTTCTGGGACAAGTCTCATATCAGGGTCTTCTAATATGGTGCCAGCTGCATGTGAATCATGCAAGGCCATTTGGTATCTTATTAATTTAGCAGAGATTATTTCTGCAAAAGAGCAAGCTTATGCTTTCCCATTAGTTTATTCACGAAGGCATCCTTCATTGCAGCCTGATATGGTCGAAAAAGAACAAAGTTTACGACTTCACCCAGAGCCAGTTAAAATTATTGAGATAGTTGTGAATAATTTTCTTGAATCGAAAGAAATTCAAGTAGCCATTTACTACTGCTTTCACAATGGTCTAGAGTCTGCATTATATGCTGCTCTTCAG CTTATGTCAAGGATTTGTCTGTTGAACACTTCTGCATGCAATGTGCTCTGTGGCTTACCAAATTCATCAATTACTGTTACTGAAACAGATGTGAGTGGAGATGGAACTATCGtgtctgatatgttttccttgtTATCTTTATGTGCTTCATATTTAAACAAAGATTCAGGAGAAAAATGTAATCAGAAATGTAAGCTTTCTAACCCCCGTGGGTTGGTTGTACATTGTTGCATTGCTTTGGCAACGATTGCTGATCGTTTGAGAGTAATGGGAAAATGTTCTGCATTATATATTCTTTCTAATTCTCAGAAAAAGCAGCGAACACGGCTTTCAGTTCTTGCACATCTTTCTTTGACTGATGATGCTGTGACAAGTTCCATTCAACCTCACTGTGCATCAGCAATGCTGGCTTTATCATCAGTTCTATCTCTTGAAAGTGGCGTGCATGGGAACTCTATCTCTGAACACACACTAGCTCTGTTGCCTTCAATGGCAACACTGCGCAACCTACTTAAGCTTTGCCTGTCTGATGACAATGAGATGAAATCTTGTGATGTGCTCTTAAGGCGGCTTGGACTCAATGATGCTTGCCTCGGCTTGTTAAAAATGAGGCTTTTGTGGGGAGGCCCTCTGGGTATTCAACAAGCATGTTCCAACGGCATTCCTCAGCTTCTCGTAAATATGTTGGCAGATGGGCTTATAAAAGATCCACTGAATGAAAAAGATTGCACGAGTGGTAGAGTCGGATTATCTCCGACAGGACTTATTTGGGCACTTTCTTCCTTGTGTTGCTGCCTCACTGGTGGAATCTTCCATGAGATTTTGTTTAGAAGAGAACACGTGAAGCTCATAATTGACATGATATCTGATGTGCATCTAATGGCACTCAACGTTTGGGAGGGACTTGCTGGTGGACATTCTGGAATTAGAGATCTAATAAACACAGTAGTTGATCTATTGGCATTTCCCTTTGTTGCAGTGCAGAGCTCCCCCAATATGCCATCGACATCAGCATCGATTAACAGTGGCTTTCTCTTGAATACTGGTTCACCTGGTGGAAGACTTGCTATGGAAAATAAGGATATGGTCAAAGCTATTGGGAACAACATGCCTCACTATGTTCAAGTTCTTATAGAG GTCAGTTTTCCTGGACGCATTCTTTGCAGCTTGGACTATGTTGACTTGAAATATGTGTCAAGGCCCATTGCCATTGTGGCAAAAATGGTTGGGTATCGACCCTTGGCATTGCAACTTGTTAGGGAAGGTTTATTATCTCCAAACAGAGTACGGAGGCTGCTTAGTGTATCCATTCCAAAGGAAGCTATGCTCGACTTTCTAATGATAATATCTGACCTTGCCCGGATGTCAAAG GACTTTTATGAACCCATTAGCAAAGCTGGTATGCTGGAGTTCCTCAAGGACTTTCTAAGTAGTGATTGTGCTGATGTACGAGCAAAAGCTTGTAGTGCCATTGGAAACATGTGTCGGCACAGTCCCTACTTCTACAGCTCACTC GCAACACATAGGGTCATTGATCTCTTGATCGATAGATGTGCTGACCCAGACAAACGTACTAGGAAGTTTGCTTGTTTCGCT GTTGGGAATGCTGCATACCACAATGATGTTCTCTATGAAGAGCTTAGAAGATGCATACCTCAACTGACAAAGCTTCTACTCTCAGCCGAAGAAGATAAAACCAAAGTCAATGCTGCTGGTGCACTAAGCAACCTTGTTCGAAATTCCAATGCCCTCTGTGAAGACATCATATCCCAGGGTGCCATGCAG GCATTACTGGAGCTGGTTAGTAACTATTCTGCCAAAGCACTAAGCCCTAGTAGAGGGCAAACTCAAAATGAGTCCCCCCTTAAGATCGTGCTCTTTGCTTTGCGTAAAATGTGCGACCATGCTGTTTGCAGACGCTTCCTTCGATCATCTGAGCTATTTCCTCTCCTTGCTCAGCTAAAGAGATCGCCAGACCCAACAGTTGCAGAATATGTGTCGGTCATCACAAGCAAAGCTGCCCAAACATGA
- the LOC135630696 gene encoding serine/threonine-protein kinase TIO-like isoform X1 — translation MAVDDYHVIELVGEGSFGKVYKGRRKYTRQTVALKFILKHGKSEKDIHNLRQEIEILRKLKHENIIEMLDAFETPQEFCVVTEFAQGELFEVLEDDKCLPEEQVQAIAKQLVKALYYLHSNRIIHRDMKPQNILIGAGSVVKLCDFGFARAMSANTVVLRSIKGTPLYMAPELVREQPYNHTADLWSLGVILYELFVGQPPFYTNSVYALIRHIVKDPVKYPENMSANFKSFLKGLLNKVPQNRLTWPALLEHPFVKERSDELEARVSFLTSNLGADAEKTVAAADAVTGSEIVGLTERIIKPSDLVAANLGVKDNSITESNKEGSNNTKFSAPSTIPDSQEHASSMDVLDHAPSSDNHVLDALEKGSRTVKGAKNISQDSEALSAVLQPLQTCSQRSASSFGNPKMDTVSQSFRILTNLIAAGTLQSSPALDSITCVLLEFTAAIAKMKISDAQGLIIKSLSILKKLLELSRGEIYNSYCRHWSALVELYSQILASTTDASGRIHYECTACIAVMLSQIAMGLKQSMSSESSKPMEKSFFQIVDYASASEILGLLLECLTTSGTSLISGSSNMVPAACESCKAIWYLINLAEIISAKEQAYAFPLVYSRRHPSLQPDMVEKEQSLRLHPEPVKIIEIVVNNFLESKEIQVAIYYCFHNGLESALYAALQLMSRICLLNTSACNVLCGLPNSSITVTETDVSGDGTIVSDMFSLLSLCASYLNKDSGEKCNQKCKLSNPRGLVVHCCIALATIADRLRVMGKCSALYILSNSQKKQRTRLSVLAHLSLTDDAVTSSIQPHCASAMLALSSVLSLESGVHGNSISEHTLALLPSMATLRNLLKLCLSDDNEMKSCDVLLRRLGLNDACLGLLKMRLLWGGPLGIQQACSNGIPQLLVNMLADGLIKDPLNEKDCTSGRVGLSPTGLIWALSSLCCCLTGGIFHEILFRREHVKLIIDMISDVHLMALNVWEGLAGGHSGIRDLINTVVDLLAFPFVAVQSSPNMPSTSASINSGFLLNTGSPGGRLAMENKDMVKAIGNNMPHYVQVLIEVSFPGRILCSLDYVDLKYVSRPIAIVAKMVGYRPLALQLVREGLLSPNRVRRLLSVSIPKEAMLDFLMIISDLARMSKDFYEPISKAGMLEFLKDFLSSDCADVRAKACSAIGNMCRHSPYFYSSLATHRVIDLLIDRCADPDKRTRKFACFAVGNAAYHNDVLYEELRRCIPQLTKLLLSAEEDKTKVNAAGALSNLVRNSNALCEDIISQGAMQALLELVSNYSAKALSPSRGQTQNESPLKIVLFALRKMCDHAVCRRFLRSSELFPLLAQLKRSPDPTVAEYVSVITSKAAQT, via the exons ATGGCGGTGGACGATTACCACGTGATAGAGCTGGTCGGGGAAGGATCTTTCGGGAAGGTGTACAAAGGAAGACGCAAATACACTAGACAG ACCGTTGCATTGAAATTTATTCTCAAGCATGGGAAAAGCGAGAAGGACATTCACAATTTGAGACAGGAAATCGAG ATACTCCGGAAGTTGAAGCATGAAAATATTATTGAAATGCTCGATGCCTTTGAGACTCCTCAAGAATTTTGTGTTGTTACAGAGTTTGCACAG GGAGAATTGTTTGAGGTTCTTGAGGATGACAAATGTCTCCCAGAAGAACAAGTTCAGGCAATAGCTAAACAACTG GTAAAAGCATTGTATTACTTGCATTCAAACCGCATCATCCATCGGGATATGAAACCCCAAAACATTCTTATTGGCGCAGGATCTGTTGTTAAG CTTTGTGATTTTGGATTTGCACGAGCAATGTCTGCAAACACTGTAGTCCTTCGTTCTATAAAAG GGACACCTCTTTATATGGCTCCAGAATTGGTGAGGGAACAACCTTACAATCACACAGCAGATTTGTGGTCGCTTGGAGTAATTTT GTATGAACTCTTTGTTGGCCAGCCTCCATTTTACACAAATTCAGTGTATGCATTAATTCGTCATATAGTTAAA GATCCAGTGAAATATCCTGAAAATATGAGTGCAAATTTTAAAAGCTTCTTGAAGGGTTTACTTAACAAG GTACCTCAAAATAGATTAACTTGGCCAGCATTGTTGGAGCACCCATTCGTAAAAGAACGCTCAGATGAGCTAGAAGCCAGAGTTAGTTTTCTTACTTCCAATCTGGGAGCTGATGCTGAG AAAActgttgctgctgctgatgcAGTTACTGGATCTGAGATTGTTGGATTGACAGAGAGGATCATCAAACCTTCTGATCTCGTAGCTGCCAATTTGGGGG TGAAAGACAATTCTATTACTGAAAGCAACAAAGAAGGGAGCAACAACACCAAATTCAGTGCTCCTTCGACAATTCCTGACAGCCAAGAGCATGCATCTTCTATGGACGTGTTAGATCATGCTCCTTCATCAG ACAATCATGTTTTGGACGCTTTGGAAAAAGGTTCACGTACAGTAAAAGGtgcaaaaaatattagtcaagatAGTGAAGCTTTATCAGCTGTTTTACAACCACTGCAAACCTGCTCCCAGAGATCTGCCAGTTCTTTCGG GAATCCTAAGATGGATACTGTAAGCCAGTCCTTCAGAATTCTCACAAATTTAATTGCTGCTGGGACACTTCAATCATCTCCAGCTTTGGATAGCATAACATGTGTGCTTCTTGAATTCACAGCTGCCATTGCCAAAATGAAGATTAGTGATGCTCAAGGCTTAATCATCAAG AGTCTTTCAATATTAAAAAAGTTGCTGGAACTTAGCAGAGGTGAAATTTACAATTCTTATTGCAGGCACTGGAGTGCTTTAGTTGAGCTTTATTCACAG ATTCTGGCATCAACAACTGATGCATCTGGAAGGATCCACTATGAATGTACTGCATGCATTGCTGTTATGCTGTCTCAGATTGCAATGGGGCTAAAGCAATCCATGTCATCTGAAAGCTCAAAGCCAATGGAAAAATCTTTTTTCCAGATAGTTGATTATGCTAGTGCATCTGAAATTTTGGGGCTTTTGCTTGAATGCTTAACTACTTCTGGGACAAGTCTCATATCAGGGTCTTCTAATATGGTGCCAGCTGCATGTGAATCATGCAAGGCCATTTGGTATCTTATTAATTTAGCAGAGATTATTTCTGCAAAAGAGCAAGCTTATGCTTTCCCATTAGTTTATTCACGAAGGCATCCTTCATTGCAGCCTGATATGGTCGAAAAAGAACAAAGTTTACGACTTCACCCAGAGCCAGTTAAAATTATTGAGATAGTTGTGAATAATTTTCTTGAATCGAAAGAAATTCAAGTAGCCATTTACTACTGCTTTCACAATGGTCTAGAGTCTGCATTATATGCTGCTCTTCAG CTTATGTCAAGGATTTGTCTGTTGAACACTTCTGCATGCAATGTGCTCTGTGGCTTACCAAATTCATCAATTACTGTTACTGAAACAGATGTGAGTGGAGATGGAACTATCGtgtctgatatgttttccttgtTATCTTTATGTGCTTCATATTTAAACAAAGATTCAGGAGAAAAATGTAATCAGAAATGTAAGCTTTCTAACCCCCGTGGGTTGGTTGTACATTGTTGCATTGCTTTGGCAACGATTGCTGATCGTTTGAGAGTAATGGGAAAATGTTCTGCATTATATATTCTTTCTAATTCTCAGAAAAAGCAGCGAACACGGCTTTCAGTTCTTGCACATCTTTCTTTGACTGATGATGCTGTGACAAGTTCCATTCAACCTCACTGTGCATCAGCAATGCTGGCTTTATCATCAGTTCTATCTCTTGAAAGTGGCGTGCATGGGAACTCTATCTCTGAACACACACTAGCTCTGTTGCCTTCAATGGCAACACTGCGCAACCTACTTAAGCTTTGCCTGTCTGATGACAATGAGATGAAATCTTGTGATGTGCTCTTAAGGCGGCTTGGACTCAATGATGCTTGCCTCGGCTTGTTAAAAATGAGGCTTTTGTGGGGAGGCCCTCTGGGTATTCAACAAGCATGTTCCAACGGCATTCCTCAGCTTCTCGTAAATATGTTGGCAGATGGGCTTATAAAAGATCCACTGAATGAAAAAGATTGCACGAGTGGTAGAGTCGGATTATCTCCGACAGGACTTATTTGGGCACTTTCTTCCTTGTGTTGCTGCCTCACTGGTGGAATCTTCCATGAGATTTTGTTTAGAAGAGAACACGTGAAGCTCATAATTGACATGATATCTGATGTGCATCTAATGGCACTCAACGTTTGGGAGGGACTTGCTGGTGGACATTCTGGAATTAGAGATCTAATAAACACAGTAGTTGATCTATTGGCATTTCCCTTTGTTGCAGTGCAGAGCTCCCCCAATATGCCATCGACATCAGCATCGATTAACAGTGGCTTTCTCTTGAATACTGGTTCACCTGGTGGAAGACTTGCTATGGAAAATAAGGATATGGTCAAAGCTATTGGGAACAACATGCCTCACTATGTTCAAGTTCTTATAGAG GTCAGTTTTCCTGGACGCATTCTTTGCAGCTTGGACTATGTTGACTTGAAATATGTGTCAAGGCCCATTGCCATTGTGGCAAAAATGGTTGGGTATCGACCCTTGGCATTGCAACTTGTTAGGGAAGGTTTATTATCTCCAAACAGAGTACGGAGGCTGCTTAGTGTATCCATTCCAAAGGAAGCTATGCTCGACTTTCTAATGATAATATCTGACCTTGCCCGGATGTCAAAG GACTTTTATGAACCCATTAGCAAAGCTGGTATGCTGGAGTTCCTCAAGGACTTTCTAAGTAGTGATTGTGCTGATGTACGAGCAAAAGCTTGTAGTGCCATTGGAAACATGTGTCGGCACAGTCCCTACTTCTACAGCTCACTC GCAACACATAGGGTCATTGATCTCTTGATCGATAGATGTGCTGACCCAGACAAACGTACTAGGAAGTTTGCTTGTTTCGCT GTTGGGAATGCTGCATACCACAATGATGTTCTCTATGAAGAGCTTAGAAGATGCATACCTCAACTGACAAAGCTTCTACTCTCAGCCGAAGAAGATAAAACCAAAGTCAATGCTGCTGGTGCACTAAGCAACCTTGTTCGAAATTCCAATGCCCTCTGTGAAGACATCATATCCCAGGGTGCCATGCAG GCATTACTGGAGCTGGTTAGTAACTATTCTGCCAAAGCACTAAGCCCTAGTAGAGGGCAAACTCAAAATGAGTCCCCCCTTAAGATCGTGCTCTTTGCTTTGCGTAAAATGTGCGACCATGCTGTTTGCAGACGCTTCCTTCGATCATCTGAGCTATTTCCTCTCCTTGCTCAGCTAAAGAGATCGCCAGACCCAACAGTTGCAGAATATGTGTCGGTCATCACAAGCAAAGCTGCCCAAACATGA
- the LOC135630697 gene encoding uncharacterized protein LOC135630697: protein MVSGTHRPTHGSGDVLSTPCGNCLDGHKEDKHGVSSEACETIEVSPFPCRLRHRFARQPSLRHTAYNSCHEVASQPMATAFAGAGISVRRAVSVKAELPKPRGTQGQLILLRFSGRRASSHGFALVTSLPSTPPNMSEKVAESIRNAEETCAEDAASGECAAAWDEVEELSAAASHARDKLKVGGPQYNGRRASYRRLAPVASSPPTPPNISEKVVESIKNAQETCAEDAASGECAAAWDEVEELSAAASHARDKLKADNPETDEGRTYE, encoded by the coding sequence ATGGTCAGCGGGACCCACCGACCCACCCATGGGAGTGGCGACGTCTTATCAACCCCGTGTGGGAACTGTCTTGATGGCCACAAAGAGGATAAGCACGGCGTGTCCTCCGAGGCTTGTGAAACGATTGAAGTGTCCCCATTCCCCTGCCGTTTGCGCCATCGCTTTGCACGCCAGCCCTCGCTTCGTCATACCGCCTACAACAGCTGTCACGAGGTGGCAAGTCAACCCATGGCAACAGCATTCGCCGGTGCAGGCATCTCTGTCAGGAGGGCCGTCTCCGTGAAGGCAGAGCTCCCCAAGCCAAGGGGGACTCAAGGACAGCTCATTCTTTTACGGTTCAGCGGCCGCCGGGCGTCCTCCCATGGGTTTGCGCTCGTCACAAGCTTGCCCTCCACGCCGCCGAACATGTCGGAGAAGGTGGCAGAGAGCATCAGAAACGCGGAGGAGACATGCGCGGAGGACGCTGCGAGCGGGGAGTGCGCCGCGGCGTGGGACGAGGTGGAGGAGCTGAGTGCGGCGGCCAGCCACGCCAGGGACAAGCTCAAGGTCGGCGGCCCGCAGTACAATGGCCGCCGGGCGTCCTATCGTCGGTTGGCGCCCGTTGCAAGCTCGCCGCCCACGCCGCCCAACATATCAGAGAAGGTGGTGGAGAGCATCAAGAACGCGCAGGAGACGTGCGCAGAGGACGCGGCGAGCGGGGAGTGCGCCGCGGCATGGGACGAGGTGGAGGAGCTGAGCGCCGCGGCCAGCCACGCCAGGGACAAGCTTAAGGCAGACAACCCCGAGACCGACGAGGGCCGCACCTACGAGTAG